GTGACCGTTTAACCCAAACAGCGTCAGATCAGCTCAATCGCCATGGCCGTGGCTTCACCGCCACCAATGCACAACGTGGCCAGACCTTTTTTCTTGCCACGCGCCTGCAGCGCATGGATCAAGGTGACCAGAATACGCGCACCGCTGGCTCCAATGGGGTGACCCAGAGCGCAGGCTCCGCCATTGACGTTGACCTTGTCGTGCGGCACCTTCAAATCGGCCATCAATGCCATGGGCACGACGGCAAAAGCCTCGTTGATTTCCCACAGGTCCACATCAGCCACCGTCCAGCCGGCCTTCTTCAGCGCCTTCTCGGTGGCGCCCACAGGGGCCGTGGTGAACCACTCAGGTGCCTGCGCAAACGAGGCGTGAGAGACGATGCGCGCCAGCGGCTTGCAACCCAGTTGCTTGGCGGTGGATTCACGCATCAGCACCATGGCAGCCGCGCCGTCGTTGATGCTGGAACTGGAAGCGGCAGTGATGGTGCCGTCCTTCTTGAACGCTGGCTTGAGGCTGCTGATCTTTTCTGGCTTGGCCTTGGCCGGGCCTTCGTCAACGCTCACCGTCACATCGCCCTTGCGGGTTTTGACGGTGACAGGCGTGATTTCAGCAGCAAACGCACCGCTTTCTGTGGCCGCCTGAGCGCGCTGCACGCTGGCGATGGCAAAGGCGTCTTGTGCCTCGCGGGTAAAGCTGTATTTGGCAGCGCAGTCTTCGCCAAAAGTGCCCATGGAGCGACCCTCTTCATAGGCGTCTTCAAGACCGTCCAGCATCATGTGGTCGAAGATCTTGTCGTGACCCATGCGGTAGCCACCACGGCCTTTTTTCAGCAAATAGGGCGCGTTGGTCATGCTTTCCATGCCACCGGCAACCATCACGTCACGACTGCCAGCGATGAGCTGATCGTGCGCCAGAAGCGTTGCCTCCATGCCCGCGCCGCACATTTTGGAGAGCGTTACCGCCCCCGTGCTTTGCGGCAGGCCGCCTTTGAAGCCCGCCTGGCGCGCAGGCGCCTGACCTTGTCCAGCCATCAGGCAGTTGCCAAACAGCACTTCCTCTACCAGCTCGG
The sequence above is drawn from the Comamonas sp. 26 genome and encodes:
- a CDS encoding acetyl-CoA C-acyltransferase, which codes for MHQDPVVIVSAARTPMGAFQGDFSDLAAHDLGGAAIKAAVERAGIKPELVEEVLFGNCLMAGQGQAPARQAGFKGGLPQSTGAVTLSKMCGAGMEATLLAHDQLIAGSRDVMVAGGMESMTNAPYLLKKGRGGYRMGHDKIFDHMMLDGLEDAYEEGRSMGTFGEDCAAKYSFTREAQDAFAIASVQRAQAATESGAFAAEITPVTVKTRKGDVTVSVDEGPAKAKPEKISSLKPAFKKDGTITAASSSSINDGAAAMVLMRESTAKQLGCKPLARIVSHASFAQAPEWFTTAPVGATEKALKKAGWTVADVDLWEINEAFAVVPMALMADLKVPHDKVNVNGGACALGHPIGASGARILVTLIHALQARGKKKGLATLCIGGGEATAMAIELI